Proteins co-encoded in one Flavobacterium fluviale genomic window:
- a CDS encoding 2TM domain-containing protein gives MEKDFTEAERYYDAQKRVKEIKEFYEHLTVYLLTNPIVIVVNLMTSPGYMWFLWCLMGWGMALILHGLRVFSLPPFFNKKWEERKIREILEKEKIRKTWE, from the coding sequence ATGGAAAAAGATTTTACAGAAGCAGAACGTTATTATGATGCTCAGAAAAGAGTAAAAGAAATAAAGGAGTTTTACGAACATTTGACCGTTTATCTTCTAACTAATCCAATTGTGATTGTAGTAAATCTGATGACTTCTCCAGGGTATATGTGGTTTTTATGGTGTTTGATGGGATGGGGAATGGCTCTTATTCTGCACGGATTGAGAGTTTTCAGCCTGCCGCCTTTTTTCAATAAAAAATGGGAAGAAAGAAAAATTAGAGAAATTCTAGAGAAAGAAAAAATTAGAAAAACCTGGGAGTAA
- a CDS encoding 2TM domain-containing protein — translation MGVVMEMNYNEEERYIQARKKVENLKGFYGNLVAYVLVNAILIFINLYTSPQYLWFFWPLLWWGVGVVFHGLKVFEVFPTLGKEWEERKIKEFMEKEKQNKNKWK, via the coding sequence ATGGGAGTAGTCATGGAAATGAATTATAACGAAGAAGAAAGATACATTCAAGCAAGAAAAAAGGTTGAAAATTTAAAAGGATTTTATGGAAACCTTGTTGCCTACGTATTAGTAAATGCAATTTTGATTTTTATCAATTTATATACATCACCCCAATATTTATGGTTTTTCTGGCCTTTATTGTGGTGGGGTGTAGGAGTCGTTTTTCATGGATTGAAGGTTTTTGAAGTTTTCCCAACTTTAGGAAAAGAATGGGAAGAAAGAAAAATCAAGGAATTTATGGAAAAGGAAAAACAGAACAAAAACAAGTGGAAATAA
- a CDS encoding MDR family MFS transporter, whose protein sequence is MAAAVQADDDLVEYGFRRVVITITAVLCALLEIVDTTIVNVALTDMRGSLGATLTDVAWVITAYAIANVIVIPMTSWLSQQFGRRNYFVASIIIFTVCSFLCGNASNIWELVAFRFVQGMGGGALLVTAQTIITESYPVAKRGMAQAIYGMGVIVGPTLGPPLGGYLVDNYSWPYIFYINIPLGIIATILALTFVRSPKYGEKLKANQVDWWGIILLSTFIGSLQFVLEHGQQDDWFNDSLIVTLSVVSVLGLVLFIWRELTYKYPIVNLSVLKDGNLRIGTIMCFILGFGLYGSTLIIPIYTQSILGWTATDAGLLLIPGSITTAIMMPFVGNMIQKGVPQGYMVGVGFLVFFFFTFMMYSRMTPDTGVEHMYWPLILRGIGLGLLFVPITTLSLSTLKGKQIGEGAAFTGMMRQLGGSFGIAIITTFITRFSQSHRVDLINNLDPAKFEVQQRIAGMQHAFMAKGYSADVALKKAYQAIEGSVMKQSTVMAYMDIFMYLGIMFLCCIPIILFIKKGKNKINPADAMH, encoded by the coding sequence ATGGCAGCAGCAGTACAAGCAGACGACGATTTAGTAGAATACGGTTTCAGACGTGTTGTAATTACGATTACCGCAGTACTTTGTGCATTGCTGGAAATTGTTGATACCACGATTGTAAACGTAGCGCTGACAGACATGCGCGGAAGTCTTGGTGCTACCTTGACCGATGTGGCGTGGGTTATTACAGCATACGCAATTGCGAATGTTATTGTAATTCCGATGACGAGCTGGCTATCGCAGCAATTTGGTAGACGTAATTATTTTGTGGCTTCTATCATAATATTTACGGTCTGTTCTTTTTTGTGTGGTAATGCCAGTAATATTTGGGAACTTGTAGCCTTCCGATTCGTACAAGGTATGGGTGGAGGTGCGCTACTGGTAACAGCCCAAACGATTATTACAGAAAGTTATCCCGTTGCCAAACGTGGAATGGCTCAGGCTATTTACGGAATGGGTGTAATTGTTGGTCCAACTTTAGGTCCGCCTTTGGGAGGATATTTAGTAGATAATTATTCTTGGCCGTACATTTTCTATATCAATATCCCATTAGGGATTATTGCTACAATTTTGGCTTTAACTTTTGTAAGAAGTCCAAAATATGGAGAAAAATTAAAAGCAAATCAGGTTGACTGGTGGGGAATTATTTTGTTGAGTACCTTTATTGGTTCTTTACAATTCGTACTAGAACACGGTCAGCAGGACGACTGGTTTAACGATTCACTTATTGTAACTTTAAGTGTTGTGTCTGTTTTAGGATTGGTCCTCTTTATTTGGAGAGAGCTGACTTACAAATATCCAATCGTAAACTTAAGTGTTTTAAAAGATGGAAATTTACGAATCGGAACTATTATGTGTTTCATACTTGGTTTCGGTTTATATGGCTCGACATTAATTATCCCAATTTATACGCAGTCCATTTTAGGATGGACCGCAACTGATGCAGGATTATTATTAATTCCAGGATCTATCACAACGGCGATCATGATGCCATTTGTTGGAAATATGATTCAAAAAGGTGTCCCTCAAGGGTATATGGTTGGAGTAGGATTTTTAGTTTTCTTCTTCTTTACCTTTATGATGTACAGTCGTATGACACCAGATACTGGAGTTGAACATATGTACTGGCCTTTAATCCTAAGAGGAATTGGTTTAGGATTGCTTTTCGTTCCTATTACTACGCTTTCTCTTTCTACTTTAAAAGGAAAACAAATTGGTGAAGGTGCAGCTTTTACAGGAATGATGCGCCAGTTAGGAGGATCATTTGGTATTGCGATTATTACCACTTTCATCACACGTTTCAGCCAGTCACACAGAGTAGATTTAATTAACAATCTTGATCCTGCCAAATTTGAAGTGCAGCAGCGAATTGCAGGAATGCAGCACGCATTTATGGCAAAAGGATATAGTGCAGATGTTGCTTTGAAAAAAGCATATCAGGCAATAGAAGGTTCAGTCATGAAACAAAGTACAGTAATGGCTTACATGGATATTTTCATGTATTTAGGAATTATGTTCTTATGCTGTATACCGATTATTCTCTTTATCAAAAAAGGGAAGAATAAAATTAATCCCGCAGATGCGATGCATTAA
- a CDS encoding LytR/AlgR family response regulator transcription factor has translation MITLIIEDEKPAARLLQRKLEKLDVTVETMLHSVEESIKWFENNPHPDLIFLDIQLSDGLSFEIFEKIDIKSAIIFTTAYDEYALKAFKLNSIDYLLKPIDEDDLETAVSKFKTRMPKAAETSNLQLDFEQIRQMLSNPFEKTYKKRFTVKIGQHLKVITTEEIECFFSENKGTYIHTYENRDYLIDSTLEILEQEIDKKDFFRVSRKFIVPLKAIKEIQVYTNSRLKVILPTYREDEVIVSREKVQDFKSWLG, from the coding sequence ATGATCACATTAATTATAGAAGACGAAAAACCAGCTGCAAGATTATTGCAGAGAAAACTTGAAAAGTTAGATGTAACGGTAGAAACAATGCTTCATTCGGTTGAAGAATCTATTAAATGGTTTGAGAATAATCCGCATCCCGATTTAATTTTTCTGGATATCCAATTATCAGATGGTTTGTCATTTGAAATTTTTGAGAAAATAGATATAAAAAGTGCTATTATTTTTACCACCGCTTATGATGAATATGCACTTAAGGCTTTTAAATTGAACAGTATCGATTATCTTTTAAAACCAATTGATGAAGATGATCTAGAAACTGCTGTTTCTAAATTTAAAACTCGCATGCCAAAAGCAGCAGAAACTTCAAACCTGCAATTAGACTTTGAGCAGATACGCCAAATGCTTTCCAATCCTTTTGAGAAAACCTATAAAAAGAGGTTTACAGTTAAAATTGGACAGCATTTAAAAGTCATTACCACAGAAGAAATAGAATGTTTTTTCAGCGAAAATAAGGGAACTTACATTCACACTTACGAAAATCGGGATTACTTGATCGATTCAACTTTAGAAATTCTGGAGCAGGAAATAGACAAAAAGGATTTCTTTCGCGTAAGCAGAAAATTTATTGTGCCGTTAAAAGCAATTAAAGAAATTCAGGTGTATACCAATTCTCGTTTAAAAGTTATTCTGCCAACTTATAGAGAGGATGAGGTTATTGTAAGCCGAGAAAAAGTGCAGGATTTTAAATCTTGGCTTGGATAG
- a CDS encoding COX15/CtaA family protein has translation MKKENKSVIIWLLSGCVLLFLMVVVGGITRLTNSGLSMTDWHLVTDTFPPLSEAKWNEAFEQYKKFPEYQKINIHNDFQLADYKFIYFWEWFHRFIGRIIGLVFFVPFVYFLIRKKLDRATIKKCVILLAMGGFQGFLGWFMVRSGLIDNPDVSHFRLSLHLTFAFITFAYTLWVALDLIYPEKNSRINIPLRNIGRFALVALLIQIIYGGFVAGLNAGLIHNHWPLMSDGQFIHDSVYIEQPTLIKNLIEGKSGVQFVHRTFAYVVVAFILFLYYKSTKISLTNTQSNGIKTLVVFVFIQFLLGVFTLLYSVPLALGLIHQIMAFFLLSAMTFTLHRLSK, from the coding sequence ATGAAAAAAGAGAATAAATCAGTAATCATTTGGTTACTATCGGGCTGTGTTTTATTGTTTTTAATGGTTGTCGTGGGCGGAATCACGCGTTTAACCAATTCAGGTTTATCAATGACCGACTGGCATTTGGTAACAGATACTTTCCCGCCATTGTCAGAAGCAAAATGGAATGAAGCTTTTGAACAATACAAGAAATTTCCGGAGTATCAAAAAATCAATATTCACAACGATTTTCAATTAGCCGATTATAAATTTATTTATTTCTGGGAATGGTTTCACCGTTTTATTGGCCGAATCATTGGTTTGGTATTCTTTGTCCCGTTTGTTTATTTCTTAATCAGAAAAAAACTGGATCGCGCAACCATCAAAAAATGTGTTATTCTTTTGGCGATGGGAGGTTTCCAAGGATTTTTAGGATGGTTTATGGTGAGAAGCGGTTTGATTGATAATCCAGATGTGAGTCACTTTAGACTTTCATTACACTTAACTTTTGCTTTCATTACATTTGCTTATACGCTTTGGGTAGCTTTAGATTTAATCTATCCTGAAAAAAACAGCAGAATCAATATTCCGTTACGAAACATCGGGCGATTTGCTTTAGTGGCTTTACTAATCCAAATTATTTACGGTGGATTCGTAGCTGGATTAAATGCTGGATTAATTCACAATCACTGGCCATTAATGAGCGACGGGCAATTTATTCATGATTCGGTTTACATTGAACAGCCAACATTAATTAAAAATCTTATTGAAGGAAAAAGCGGTGTTCAGTTTGTGCACAGAACTTTTGCTTATGTAGTAGTAGCTTTTATTCTATTTTTATATTACAAAAGCACCAAAATTTCGCTGACAAATACACAATCTAACGGAATTAAAACTCTTGTTGTTTTTGTTTTTATCCAATTTTTATTGGGAGTTTTTACATTATTGTACAGCGTTCCATTGGCTTTAGGATTAATTCACCAGATTATGGCTTTTTTCCTTTTAAGCGCCATGACTTTTACATTGCATAGATTGAGTAAATAA
- a CDS encoding TolC family protein yields MKISQLMLFGVFFIGISSIEAQEKTSLTLDEAVKMAWEKSNEVTLANTKVNTKKHELTTVKNNQYPDLKISGQYQRLTKASIDLPNQEESASLASPDRAMLGMANLSLPIFAGFKIQSSIDAYDNLYEAETANAAKTKEDVALRVITYYTALYKAQKTLDVLNENQKSAKQRVTDFVELEKNGIIPRNDLLKAQLMVSKTQLSIDEATNNLNNINFYLTTLLKLAPETRLQVNEDDFFNLKTNNAPTTDALALESRKDLEAIRLQSKASEANVKIAKSGYYPTLSLLGGYTALDLKDIITVKYAMNFGLGLSYDLSGILKNSAHVKEAESRALEVKNTEAIMTDRIKVEVQKSLEDYDLAINQSVVYEEALQQAAENYRLVKDKFDNGLADTNDLVEADVEQLSAKINTAVAKATIIQKYYELLSVSGQLSQSFNLSKI; encoded by the coding sequence ATGAAAATTAGTCAATTAATGCTCTTTGGAGTTTTCTTTATAGGAATATCTTCAATTGAAGCACAAGAAAAAACAAGTTTAACTTTAGATGAAGCCGTAAAAATGGCTTGGGAGAAGAGTAACGAAGTTACGCTTGCCAATACTAAGGTAAACACAAAAAAACACGAGTTAACAACCGTAAAAAACAATCAATATCCTGACCTTAAAATTTCTGGTCAATATCAGCGTCTTACAAAAGCTTCTATAGATCTGCCAAATCAGGAAGAAAGTGCTTCTTTGGCATCTCCTGACCGTGCGATGTTAGGAATGGCGAATTTAAGTCTTCCAATTTTTGCCGGATTTAAAATTCAAAGCAGTATTGATGCGTACGATAACTTATATGAAGCTGAAACCGCAAATGCTGCAAAAACAAAGGAGGATGTTGCTTTAAGAGTAATCACTTATTATACAGCATTATACAAAGCACAAAAAACTTTAGATGTTTTAAATGAGAATCAAAAAAGTGCTAAACAGCGTGTAACAGACTTCGTAGAATTAGAGAAAAACGGAATTATCCCGAGAAACGATTTATTGAAAGCACAATTAATGGTTTCAAAAACTCAATTATCTATTGATGAAGCAACTAACAATTTAAACAACATCAATTTTTATTTGACAACTTTATTGAAATTAGCTCCTGAAACAAGACTTCAGGTTAATGAAGATGATTTCTTTAATTTAAAGACAAATAATGCCCCAACCACTGATGCACTTGCATTAGAAAGCAGAAAAGACTTAGAAGCCATTCGTTTACAATCTAAAGCTTCAGAAGCTAACGTGAAGATAGCTAAATCTGGTTACTACCCAACTCTTTCATTATTGGGAGGTTATACTGCTTTAGATCTTAAAGATATTATCACTGTAAAATATGCTATGAACTTTGGTTTAGGTTTATCTTATGACTTATCTGGAATTCTAAAAAACAGTGCACATGTAAAGGAAGCAGAAAGCAGAGCTTTGGAAGTAAAAAACACAGAAGCTATTATGACGGATCGTATTAAAGTTGAAGTTCAGAAATCTCTTGAAGATTACGACTTGGCGATCAATCAAAGTGTAGTTTATGAAGAAGCACTTCAGCAGGCTGCAGAAAATTACAGACTTGTAAAAGATAAATTCGATAATGGTTTAGCAGATACCAATGACTTGGTTGAAGCTGATGTTGAGCAATTAAGCGCAAAAATTAATACTGCCGTGGCTAAAGCAACAATCATCCAAAAATATTACGAATTACTTTCAGTATCAGGACAATTATCACAATCATTCAATCTTTCTAAAATATAA
- a CDS encoding CCA tRNA nucleotidyltransferase: MAIQTNYKTALQNKIFDIISKASKELNVDSYVIGGFVRDLLLNRGSKKDIDVVAVGSGIELALKVSELLPKNPKVQVFKTYGTAMLRFEDTDIEFVGARKESYNFDSRNPIVENGTLQDDQNRRDFTINALALSLNENNFGDLLDPFGGLIDLENKTIKTPLDPDITYSDDPLRMLRAIRFATQLNFEIEENSLNAITKNAERIKIISGERIVDELNKILSTDKPSIGFLLLYKTGLLDIILPELTALNQVEEIEGHTHKNNFYHTLEVVDNICPNTDDVWLRWSALLHDIGKAPTKRFTKKQGWTFHGHEFLGGKMAKKIFERLHMPLNHKMKFVQKMVIMSSRPIVLAQDIVTDSAVRRLVFDAGEDVENLMTLCEADITTKNPSKFKKYHKNFEIVRKKIVEVEERDHVRNFQPPISGEEIMEMFDLKPSREIGILKEAVKEAILEGDIPNEYQAAYDFVIKRAAKLGLKKVEK, from the coding sequence GTGGCTATACAGACAAATTATAAAACTGCTTTACAAAACAAAATTTTCGATATTATTTCGAAAGCATCAAAAGAACTTAATGTTGACAGTTACGTTATTGGCGGATTTGTTCGCGATTTGCTTTTAAATCGAGGTTCTAAAAAAGATATCGACGTTGTAGCAGTTGGAAGCGGTATTGAACTGGCTTTGAAAGTTTCTGAATTACTTCCTAAAAACCCAAAAGTTCAGGTTTTTAAAACTTACGGAACAGCAATGCTTCGTTTTGAAGATACGGATATTGAATTTGTTGGAGCGAGGAAAGAGTCTTACAATTTTGACAGCCGAAATCCGATTGTAGAAAACGGAACACTTCAAGACGATCAAAACCGTCGTGATTTTACCATAAATGCTTTGGCTCTATCTTTAAATGAAAATAATTTTGGAGATCTTTTAGATCCATTTGGCGGATTAATAGATCTGGAAAACAAAACAATAAAGACACCTTTGGATCCAGACATTACCTATTCTGATGATCCTTTGCGAATGCTGCGCGCGATTCGTTTTGCGACACAATTAAATTTTGAGATTGAAGAAAACTCGCTAAATGCCATCACCAAAAATGCTGAACGCATTAAAATAATTTCTGGCGAAAGAATAGTAGATGAATTAAATAAAATTCTTTCTACAGATAAGCCTTCAATCGGATTTTTACTTTTATATAAAACTGGACTTTTGGATATTATTTTACCTGAATTAACAGCGTTGAATCAGGTAGAAGAAATTGAAGGTCATACGCATAAAAACAACTTTTACCACACACTCGAAGTTGTCGATAATATTTGTCCAAATACTGATGATGTTTGGTTACGCTGGTCGGCTTTATTGCATGATATTGGAAAAGCACCAACAAAACGTTTCACTAAAAAACAAGGATGGACTTTTCATGGCCATGAATTTCTAGGCGGTAAAATGGCTAAGAAAATATTCGAACGTTTACACATGCCTTTGAACCACAAAATGAAATTTGTGCAAAAAATGGTTATTATGAGTTCGCGCCCTATTGTTTTGGCGCAGGATATTGTGACCGATAGCGCAGTTCGTCGTTTGGTTTTTGATGCTGGCGAAGATGTAGAGAATTTAATGACTTTATGCGAGGCAGATATTACAACCAAAAATCCATCGAAATTTAAAAAATATCACAAGAATTTCGAAATCGTCCGTAAGAAAATTGTTGAAGTAGAAGAACGTGATCATGTTCGTAATTTTCAACCGCCAATTTCCGGCGAAGAAATTATGGAAATGTTTGATTTAAAACCGTCAAGAGAAATCGGAATTTTAAAGGAAGCGGTAAAGGAAGCCATTTTAGAAGGCGACATTCCGAATGAATATCAGGCAGCTTATGATTTTGTGATTAAAAGGGCAGCTAAATTGGGATTAAAAAAAGTAGAGAAATAA
- a CDS encoding 2TM domain-containing protein has protein sequence MGRFRRDMYEAYAAEYSKEFSSEENYNKAYKKVKKIKGFYSHLKAYLIVNAIIIISGVTRNSVIGGFDFSSLSEWHTYSTAFFWGIGIAVHALSVFSSDWFFGADWEEKKIQKYMDKQSENKNKWE, from the coding sequence ATGGGACGTTTTAGAAGAGATATGTACGAAGCATATGCGGCAGAATATTCAAAAGAATTTAGTTCAGAAGAGAATTACAATAAAGCATACAAAAAAGTAAAAAAGATAAAAGGATTTTATTCGCATTTAAAGGCTTATCTTATTGTAAATGCAATTATTATAATATCTGGTGTAACAAGAAACAGTGTAATTGGCGGTTTTGATTTCAGCAGTCTTTCAGAATGGCACACGTATTCAACCGCATTTTTTTGGGGAATAGGAATAGCGGTGCACGCATTATCAGTTTTTAGTTCAGATTGGTTTTTTGGTGCAGATTGGGAAGAAAAGAAAATTCAAAAATATATGGATAAACAATCCGAAAATAAAAATAAATGGGAGTAA
- a CDS encoding GxxExxY protein: MTKILYQQESYQIMGILFDVHRNLGGGFSEIVYKDALEYEFKKANIPFEREKEYLVNYKDIILDHKFYADFVLFDQIILEIKSSDYLHPKYISQCLNYLKVSKNKLAILANFNSSSLEHKRIIL, translated from the coding sequence ATGACAAAAATATTGTATCAGCAGGAAAGCTATCAGATAATGGGAATTTTATTTGATGTTCATAGAAATTTAGGTGGGGGTTTTTCTGAAATCGTATATAAAGATGCTTTAGAATATGAGTTCAAGAAAGCCAATATTCCATTTGAAAGAGAAAAAGAATATTTGGTAAATTATAAAGACATAATATTGGATCACAAATTTTATGCTGATTTTGTTTTGTTTGATCAAATTATCCTTGAAATAAAATCAAGTGATTATTTACATCCAAAATACATTTCACAATGCCTTAATTATCTAAAAGTTTCCAAAAATAAATTAGCTATTCTGGCAAACTTTAATTCTTCCTCGCTTGAACATAAACGTATTATTTTATAA
- a CDS encoding 2TM domain-containing protein: METKYDFDKEQSELQKLASRKVIKLKSFYKQLFIYTIVLILYLLKEYSQLPLNVFPINLLNGVIMILWAAVVIGSAIDVFASFKIFDEDWEVRKVKSILEKRNKKQKWE; this comes from the coding sequence ATGGAAACAAAATATGATTTCGATAAAGAACAATCTGAATTACAGAAGTTAGCAAGTCGGAAAGTTATTAAACTTAAATCCTTTTACAAACAGTTATTTATTTACACAATCGTTCTAATACTTTATCTCTTAAAAGAATACTCACAATTGCCGCTAAATGTATTCCCTATTAATTTGTTAAATGGTGTAATAATGATTTTATGGGCAGCGGTTGTCATTGGCTCAGCGATAGATGTGTTTGCTTCTTTTAAGATTTTTGATGAAGATTGGGAAGTACGTAAAGTAAAAAGCATTTTAGAAAAAAGAAATAAAAAACAAAAATGGGAGTAG
- a CDS encoding HlyD family secretion protein: MEKKKTNKKFIIILTVLVLVGGTYGISKYMHSLAHEETDDAQIEKKMNPIIPRVSGYISKVYVKDNDYVKKGDTLFTIDKRDYQLKIDEANAALLGAEGQFEAAKADIGSAYASISVSDAQMRSAGGSIESAKIRLRQLTNDFNRYNNLYKTHTITKQQFEQAQAAKDEAENQVRVLEQQQRASSYQKSVIQSKSKVSDKQTEVAAANIKKAKTMLDVAHLNLSYTVVTAAIDGQVSKVDIQPGQLVQPGQSLFYIINNTEAWVVANFKETQLNKMVVGQKVSLKVDAYPNYEFKGTLTSFSPATGSRFSLLPPDNATGNFVKTIQRLPVKISLDQSNDPEKVKLLRPGMNVDVDVHLK; encoded by the coding sequence ATGGAAAAGAAAAAGACAAATAAAAAATTCATCATCATACTAACCGTTTTGGTTTTAGTGGGGGGAACTTACGGAATATCAAAATACATGCACTCATTGGCTCACGAGGAAACGGATGATGCTCAAATCGAGAAAAAAATGAATCCGATTATCCCGAGAGTTTCAGGATATATCAGCAAAGTATATGTGAAAGATAACGATTATGTAAAAAAAGGAGATACTTTGTTTACTATCGATAAGAGAGATTATCAGTTGAAAATTGATGAAGCTAATGCTGCATTACTTGGCGCTGAAGGTCAATTCGAAGCTGCAAAAGCTGATATAGGAAGTGCATATGCAAGTATTTCAGTTTCTGATGCTCAAATGAGATCTGCAGGTGGTTCTATTGAAAGTGCTAAAATTAGATTGAGACAGCTTACAAACGATTTTAATCGTTACAATAACTTGTACAAAACACATACTATTACGAAACAACAATTTGAACAAGCTCAGGCTGCAAAAGACGAAGCTGAAAACCAAGTACGTGTTTTAGAACAACAACAAAGAGCAAGTTCTTACCAAAAATCGGTAATCCAGTCAAAATCTAAAGTTTCAGACAAACAGACAGAAGTTGCAGCAGCAAACATCAAAAAAGCTAAAACAATGTTAGATGTTGCGCATTTAAATCTTTCTTATACAGTTGTAACTGCAGCTATTGATGGTCAGGTTTCTAAAGTTGATATTCAGCCGGGACAATTGGTTCAGCCGGGACAATCTTTATTCTATATCATTAACAATACTGAGGCTTGGGTTGTAGCTAACTTTAAAGAAACTCAATTAAATAAAATGGTTGTGGGACAAAAAGTAAGCTTAAAAGTTGATGCTTATCCAAACTATGAATTTAAAGGAACTTTAACTTCATTTTCTCCAGCTACAGGATCTCGTTTTTCATTGTTACCTCCTGATAATGCAACAGGAAACTTCGTAAAAACAATTCAAAGATTACCAGTAAAAATTAGTTTAGATCAATCTAATGATCCTGAAAAAGTTAAACTTTTAAGACCAGGAATGAATGTTGATGTAGACGTACATTTAAAATAA
- the yaaA gene encoding peroxide stress protein YaaA, whose amino-acid sequence MKIVISPAKSLNFEKELPTTKHTEPSFLKEARVVHKVVKQKKPSELSELMSISDKLADLNWKRNQDWKTPFTPENARPAIYTFDGDVYTGLDAYTIPLDKLGALQDKLRILSGLYGLLKPLDLMQAYRLEMGTKMPVGEYKNLHEFWKPTVTKALNKELKKDELFVNLASNEYFSAVDVKALKVPVITPDFKDYKDGKLKMISFFAKKARGMMVRYIIDTNAETVDDLKGFNYDGYQFDANLSKGNHLVFTR is encoded by the coding sequence ATGAAAATTGTTATATCTCCAGCGAAATCATTGAATTTCGAAAAAGAATTACCAACTACAAAACATACAGAACCTTCATTTTTAAAAGAAGCGCGAGTGGTTCATAAAGTGGTTAAACAAAAAAAGCCATCTGAACTTTCTGAATTAATGTCAATCTCAGATAAACTAGCCGACTTAAACTGGAAACGAAATCAAGATTGGAAAACACCATTTACACCTGAAAATGCACGCCCTGCAATTTATACTTTTGATGGAGATGTTTATACAGGTTTAGATGCTTATACTATTCCGTTAGACAAATTAGGAGCACTTCAAGACAAATTGAGAATTTTATCTGGATTGTATGGTCTTTTAAAACCATTAGATTTAATGCAGGCATATCGTTTAGAAATGGGAACTAAAATGCCGGTTGGGGAATACAAAAACCTGCACGAATTTTGGAAACCAACGGTTACAAAAGCATTAAATAAGGAATTGAAAAAAGATGAGTTATTTGTGAATTTAGCGAGTAACGAATATTTTTCTGCGGTTGATGTAAAAGCTTTAAAAGTTCCTGTAATTACTCCAGACTTTAAAGATTATAAAGACGGAAAATTAAAAATGATTAGTTTTTTTGCGAAAAAGGCGAGAGGAATGATGGTTCGCTATATCATCGATACCAATGCAGAAACGGTAGATGATTTAAAAGGATTTAATTATGATGGATATCAGTTTGATGCCAATCTTTCGAAGGGAAATCATTTGGTTTTTACAAGATAA